A region from the Halobacteriovorax sp. JY17 genome encodes:
- a CDS encoding type IV secretion system DNA-binding domain-containing protein: protein MSRYSFPIASIDGNEIISTSGDKSYFYKLKGHDLEQKDGIEILNIFNHIESNLNNLSSKESYKFYHLKGENYLNASILNPQVGLEIYPCNEPMEVFFEEADIFSDIGIYDDYILYNGKYHRIISVKSFNEDEIDEFFLPRGFDYILNIRRKENEKALKILDRVRMSHGAGQFKAKRDFESEGAYAQAEDLIQDITHGEESIFDMELFFIVGEESLETLNIRTFDLISSLKIKGITPFIEGHSIRSHKSGLFQIFRDLIVGVRPSFKYRSIPNKTGHLKFLIPFSESLFMSEGIELNDISEKEIYFNPFSKEFKSRNMLVTGSTGGGKSVFVNKIVHALISEHPAVILDKGGSFKKICTYHNGHNLESGINPLDFKCPYYLREFVLSAVDKEKFQRLEKGLLLKEIKAFLINYQGNSFFDLLSHLESSFKGIGLYFEDIKDFITVSNCEVKRLLYVDIENYPSSQIAPLIIYILEYFKNIPEPEKVLVFDECWKFLKDHGEYIDECFRTFRKSGAFPIAISQGLADFSCLGKDLYSSITNNSYFKVFFPQEFIEDKEVSEFDNGRISSLQYRKGEYSECYLKTQDGLYKKILRIFLSPLELELFHTESGQSDNFFKFLKDKRDYFSSNKETIDSFVRLHHGMA, encoded by the coding sequence ATGAGTAGATACAGCTTTCCTATCGCTTCAATAGATGGAAATGAGATTATATCTACCTCCGGTGATAAATCTTATTTCTATAAGTTGAAAGGACATGATCTTGAACAAAAAGATGGTATCGAGATTTTGAATATATTTAATCATATTGAATCGAATCTAAATAATCTCTCCTCAAAGGAGAGCTATAAGTTCTACCACTTAAAGGGGGAGAATTATTTAAATGCATCTATTCTTAACCCTCAAGTCGGATTAGAGATTTATCCTTGTAATGAGCCTATGGAGGTCTTCTTTGAGGAGGCCGATATCTTCTCAGATATTGGTATATATGATGACTATATTCTTTATAACGGAAAGTACCATCGAATTATTTCTGTTAAATCATTTAATGAGGATGAAATAGATGAGTTTTTTCTCCCTCGTGGTTTTGATTACATTCTAAATATAAGACGCAAAGAAAACGAGAAAGCTCTTAAGATTCTAGATCGAGTTAGAATGTCTCATGGAGCAGGGCAGTTTAAGGCTAAAAGAGATTTTGAAAGTGAGGGGGCGTACGCGCAAGCAGAAGATTTAATTCAAGATATCACACACGGAGAAGAGTCTATTTTTGATATGGAGCTATTTTTCATAGTTGGGGAGGAGTCATTAGAAACACTAAATATCAGAACTTTTGACTTAATTTCATCTTTAAAAATAAAGGGAATAACACCTTTTATCGAAGGTCATAGTATTCGTTCTCATAAGTCAGGTTTGTTTCAAATCTTTAGAGATCTCATCGTGGGTGTAAGACCTAGTTTTAAGTACCGCTCTATTCCAAATAAAACAGGTCATCTTAAATTTTTAATACCATTTAGTGAAAGCCTATTTATGAGTGAGGGAATTGAGCTAAATGATATCTCTGAGAAGGAAATCTACTTTAATCCCTTCTCAAAGGAGTTTAAGAGTCGAAATATGCTAGTTACAGGCTCAACAGGTGGAGGAAAGTCTGTTTTTGTAAATAAGATAGTTCATGCCTTAATCTCAGAGCATCCTGCTGTTATTTTAGATAAGGGTGGATCTTTTAAGAAAATCTGTACTTATCACAATGGACATAATCTAGAATCAGGCATTAATCCTCTTGATTTTAAATGTCCCTATTACTTAAGAGAGTTTGTCTTATCCGCAGTTGATAAAGAGAAATTTCAAAGATTAGAGAAGGGGTTGCTACTTAAAGAAATAAAAGCTTTCTTGATCAATTATCAAGGGAATTCATTCTTTGATCTTCTATCTCATTTAGAGTCATCATTTAAGGGGATTGGTTTATACTTCGAGGATATAAAGGATTTCATTACAGTATCAAATTGTGAAGTTAAACGCCTTCTGTACGTTGATATTGAAAATTATCCTAGTTCACAAATAGCTCCTCTTATCATTTATATTCTAGAGTATTTTAAAAATATTCCTGAACCAGAGAAGGTTCTAGTATTTGATGAATGTTGGAAGTTTCTAAAAGATCATGGTGAGTATATAGATGAATGTTTTAGGACATTTAGAAAGTCGGGAGCATTTCCAATTGCTATTTCTCAAGGCCTTGCTGACTTTTCTTGTCTTGGTAAGGATCTTTATTCATCTATTACTAATAACTCCTATTTTAAGGTCTTTTTTCCTCAAGAATTTATTGAGGATAAAGAGGTAAGTGAATTTGATAATGGAAGAATTTCTTCTTTGCAGTACCGAAAAGGAGAATATTCAGAATGTTATCTTAAGACTCAAGATGGGCTCTATAAGAAAATCTTAAGAATTTTTCTATCCCCACTCGAATTAGAGCTTTTTCATACAGAATCAGGTCAAAGCGATAACTTTTTTAAGTTCTTAAAAGACAAGAGAGATTACTTTTCTTCCAACAAGGAAACTATTGATTCATTTGTGAGGTTACATCATGGGATGGCGTAG